The Pungitius pungitius chromosome 8, fPunPun2.1, whole genome shotgun sequence genome has a window encoding:
- the LOC119229568 gene encoding myosin heavy chain, fast skeletal muscle-like: MSTDAEMQCFGPAAIYLRKPERERIEAQTSPFDAKTAFFVSEPAEMYLKGKLTKREGGKATVETLCGKTLTVKDTEIFPMNPPKYDKIEDMAMMTHLSEPSVLYNLKERYAAWMIYTYSGLFCVTVNPYKWLPVYDQGVVEAYRGKKRIEAPPHIFSISDNAYQFMLQDRENQSILITGESGAGKTVNTKRVIQYFATIAVAGGKKQSEQTAGKIKGSLEDQIIAANPLLEAYGNAKTVRNDNSSRFGKFIRIHFGTTGKLASADIETYLLEKSRVTFQLSAERSYHIFYQLMTGHKPELIEALLITKNPYDYHMISQGEITVKSIDDIEEFIATDTAIDILGFTAEEKANIYKLTGSVMHHGNMKFKQKQREEQAEPDGTEVADKIAYLMGLNSADVLKALCYPRVKVGNEFVTKGQTVPQVNNSVSALCKSVYEKMFLWMVVRINEMLDTRQPRQFFIGVLDIAGFEIFDYNSLEQLCINFTNEKLQQFFNHHMFVLEQEEYKKEGIEWEFIDFGMDLAACIELIEKPMGIFSILEEECMFPKASDVTFKNKLYDQHLGKSPPFQKPKPAKGKAEAHFSLVHYAGTVDYNVTGWLDKNKDPLNDSVVQLYQKSSAKLLAHLYASHAGSEAEASGKKAGKKKGGSFQTVSALFRENLGKLMTNLRCTHPHFVRCLIPNESKTPGLMENFLVIHQLRCNGVLEGIRICRKGFPSRILYGDFKQRYKVLNASVIPEGHFIDNKKASEKLLGSIDVDKSQYKFGHTKVFFKAGLLGTLEEMRDDKLAILVTMTQGLCRGFLMRREFAKMMERREAVYSIQYNIRSFMNVKTWPWMKLYFKIKPLLKSAETEKEMAQMKENFEKMKEDLAKALAKKKELEEKMVSLLQEKNDLQLQIQSEGETLSDAEERCEGLIKSKIQLEAKLKETSERLEDEEEMNAELTAKKRKLEDECSELKKDIDDLELTLAKVEKEKHATENKVKNLVEEMASQDETIVNLTKEKKALQEAHQQTLDDLQAEEDKVNTLTKAKTKLEQQVDDLEGSLEQEKKLRMDLERAKRKLEGDLKLAHETIMDLENDKQQSDEKIKKKDFETSQLLSRIEDEQSLSIQLQKKIKELQARIEELEEEIEADRAARAKVEKQRSDLSRELEEISERLEEAGGATSVQIEMNKKREAEFQKLRRDLEESTLQHEATAAALRKKQADSVAELGEQIDNLQRVKQKLEKEKSEYKMEIDDLSSNMESVAKSKGNLEKICRSLEDQLSEIKTKNEEHVRQLNDIGLQRARLLTENGEFSRQLEEKESLISQLTRGKQAYTQQLEELKRHLEEEVKAKNALAHAVQSARHDCDLLREQYEEEQEAKAELQRAMSKANSEVAQWRAKYETDAIQRTEELEEAKKKLAQRLQDAEESIEAVNAKCASLEKTKQRLQAEVEDLMIDVERANALAANLDKKQRNFDKVLAEWKQKYEESQAELEGALKDTRSLSTEMFKLKNSYEEALDHLETLKRENKNLQQEISDLTENLGENGKTIHELEKGKKIVETEKCELQTSLEEAEATLEHEESKILRIQLELNQVKSEIDRKLAEKDEEIEQIKRNSQRVIESMQSTLDSEIRSRNDALRIKKKMEGDLNEMEIQLSHANRQAAEAQKQLRNVQGQLKDAILHLDDAVRGQEEMKEQVAMVERRNNLMLAEIEELRAALEQTERSRKSAEQELVDASERVGLLHSQNTSLIHTKKKLEADLIQVQGEVEDSVHEARNAEEKAKKAITDAAMMAEELKKEQDTSSHLERMKKNLEVTVKDLQHRLDEAENLAMKGGKKQLQKLEARVRELECEVDAEQRRGADAIKGVRKYERKVKELTYQFEEDKKNIVRLQDLVDKLQLKVKAYKRQSEEAEEQANSHLSRYRKVQHEMEEAEERADIAESQVNKLRAKSREIVKTKDAE, encoded by the exons ATAGAGAAAACCAGTCAATCCTGATTAC TGGAGAATCTGGTGCAGGAAAGACAGTCAACACCAAGCGTGTCATCCAGTACTTTGCGACAATCGCAGTGGCTggaggaaagaagcaaagtgaGCAAACTGCTGGCAAGATAAAG GGGTCACTGGAGGATCAAATCATTGCAGCAAACCCTCTGTTGGAGGCTTATGGAAATGCAAAGACTGTGAGGAATGACAACTCATCACGTTTT GGAAAGTTTATCCGAATTCACTTTGGGACAACTGGAAAGCTGGCATCAGCTGATATAGAAACAT ATCTGCTGGAGAAGTCTCGAGTGACGTTCCAGCTGTCGGCTGAGAGGAGCTACCACATCTTCTACCAGCTGATGACCGGCCACAAGCCTGAGCTGATCG AGGCTCTCCTGATCACCAAAAATCCGTATGACTATCACATGATCAGTCAAGGGGAAATCACCGTCAAGAGTATTGATGACATTGAAGAATTCATCGCCACCGAT ACTGCCATTGACATCCTGGGCTTCACTGCAGAAGAGAAGGCAAACATCTACAAGCTGACTGGAAGTGTGATGCATCACGGAAACATGAAGTTCAAGCAGAAGCAGCGTGAGGAGCAGGCTGAGCCCGATGGCACTGAGG TGGCTGATAAAATCGCCTACCTCATGGGCCTGAACTCGGCCGATGTGCTGAAGGCGCTGTGCTACCCGAGGGTGAAAGTCGGAAACGAGTTTGTGACTAAAGGCCAGACTGTGCCTCAG GTCAACAACTCCGTCTCGGCTCTCTGCAAGTCCGTCTACGAGAAGATGTTCTTGTGGATGGTCGTCAGAATCAACGAGATGCTGGATACCAGGCAGCCGAGACAGTTCTTCATCGGCGTCCTGGATATCGCCGGGTTTGAAATTTTTGAC tACAACAGCTTGGAGCAGCTGTGCATCAACTTCACCAATGAAAAGCTGCAACAGTTTTTCAACCACCACATGTTTGTGCTGGAGCAAGAAGAGTACAAGAAAGAGGGGATTGAATGGGAGTTCATTGACTTTGGAATGGACTTGGCTGCCTGCATTGAGCTGATTGAGAAG CCAATGGGCATCTTCTCCATCCTTGAAGAGGAGTGCATGTTCCCCAAGGCGTCAGACGTCACCTTCAAGAACAAACTGTACGACCAGCATCTTGGTAAAAGTCCTCCCTTCCAAAAGCCCAAACCTGCCAAAGGCAAAGCTGAAGCCCACTTCTCCTTGGTGCACTATGCCGGCACTGTTGACTACAACGTCACCGGCTGGCTGGATAAGAACAAAGACCCCCTGAACGACTCAGTGGTTCAGCTCTACCAGAAGTCTTCAGCCAAGCTGTTGGCTCACCTCTACGCATCGCATGCCGGATCAGAAG CTGAGGCAAGTGGGAAAAAAGCCGGCAAGAAGAAGGGTGGATCCTTTCAGACCGTATCGGCTCTGTTCAGG GAGAATTTAGGCAAGTTGATGACCAACTTAAGGTGCACTCATCCTCATTTTGTGCGTTGTTTGATTCCAAATGAATCGAAGACTCCTG GTCTCATGGAGAACTTCCTGGTCATCCACCAGCTGAGGTGTAACGGTGTGCTGGAAGGCATCAGGATCTGCAGAAAGGGCTTCCCCAGCAGAATCCTCTATGGTGACTTCAAGCAAAG ATACAAAGTTTTAAATGCCAGTGTCATTCCTGAAGGACATTTCATCGACAACAAAAAGGCCTCAGAGAAACTTTTGGGCTCCATTGATGTTGACAAGTCTCAATACAAATTTGGACACACAAAG GTGTTCTTCAAAGCTGGTCTGCTGGGAACTCTGGAGGAAATGAGAGATGACAAACTTGCTATCCTGGTCACAATGACTCAGGGGCTCTGCAGAGGTTTCCTCATGAGGAGAGAGTTTGCCAAGATGATGGAGAGAAG GGAGGCAGTTTACTCCATCCAGTACAACATTCGCTCATTCATGAATGTCAAAACCTGGCCGTGGATGAAGCTCTACTTCAAGATCAAGCCTCTACTGAAGAGCGCAGAGACGGAGAAAGAAATGGCCCAAATGAAAGAGAACTTTGAAAAGATGAAAGAGGATCTAGCAAAGGCTCTGGCCAAGAAGAAAGaactggaggagaagatggtttctctgctgcaggagaaaAATGACTTGCAGCTACAAATTCAGTCT GAAGGTGAAACCCTGAGTGATGCAGAAGAAAGGTGTGAGGGGCTCATTAAATCAAAAATCCAGCTGGAGGCCAAACTTAAGGAGACGTCTGAGAggctggaggatgaggaggagatgaatgcTGAGCTGACTGCAaagaagaggaagctggaggACGAGTGCTCCGAGTTGAAGAAAGACATCGATGACTTGGAGCTCACTCTGGCCAAAGTGGAAAAGGAGAAGCACGCCACTGAGAATAAG gtCAAAAACCTGGTTGAGGAAATGGCCTCTCAAGATGAGACCATTGTCAATTTGACCAAAGAGAAGAAAGCCCTCCAAGAGGCCCACCAGCAGACCCTCGATGACCTGCaggcagaggaagacaaagtcAACACTCTGACAAAGGCCAAGACCAAGCTGGAGCAGCAAGTGGACGAT CTTGAAGGTTCCCTGGAGCAAGAAAAGAAGCTTCGCATGGACCTTGAGCGAGCAAAGAGAAAGCTTGAAGGGGATCTTAAATTGGCGCATGAAACCATCATGGACCTGGAGAACGACAAGCAGCAGTCTGATGAGAAAATAAAGAA AAAGGACTTTGAAACAAGCCAACTTCTAAGCAGGATTGAGGATGAGCAATCACTCTCTATTCAGCTtcagaaaaaaattaaagagcTTCAG gCTCGCattgaggagctggaggaggagatcgAGGCTGATCGGGCTGCTCGGGCCAAGGTGGAGAAGCAGAGGTCCGACCTCTCCAGGGAGCTCGAGGAGATCAGCGAGAGGCTGGAAGAAGCTGGCGGAGCGACGTCCGTTCAGATCGAGATGAACAAGAAGCGCGAGGCCGAGTTTCAGAAGCTGCGTCGCGACCTGGAAGAGTCCACCCTGCAGCACGAGGCCACCGCCGCCGCTCTGCGCAAGAAGCAGGCCGACAGCGTGGCCGAGCTGGGAGAGCAGATCGACAACCTGCAGAGAGTCAAACAGAagctggagaaagagaagagtgaATACAAGATGGAGATCGATGACCTCAGCAGCAACATGGAGTCTGTCGCCAAATCAAAG GGCAATCTTGAGAAAATATGTCGCAGCCTTGAGGATCAACTGAGCGAGATTAAGACCAAAAATGAAGAACATGTGCGACAGCTGAATGACATTGGGCTGCAAAGGGCAAGACTGCTAACAGAGAATG GTGAGTTCAGTcgccagctggaggagaaagaaTCCCTGATCTCTCAGCTTACAAGAGGCAAGCAGGCCTACACTCAGCAGCTTGAGGAACTCAAGAGGCACCTTGAAGAGGAGGTCAAG GCCAAGAACGCCCTGGCTCATGCTGTCCAGTCGGCTCGCCATGACTGCGACCTGCTCAGAGAGCAgtatgaggaggagcaggaggccaagGCCGAGCTGCAGCGGGCGATGTCAAAGGCCAACAGCGAGGTAGCTCAGTGGAGAGCCAAATACGAGACCGATGCCATTCAGCGcaccgaggagctggaggaggccaa GAAAAAGCTTGCCCAGCGTCTCCAGGATGCAGAGGAATCCATCGAGGCTGTGAATGCAAAATGTGCCTCTCTGGAGAAGACCAAGCAGAGGCTGCAGGCCGAAGTGGAGGACCTGATGATTGATGTGGAGAGAGCTAACGCTCTGGCTGCTAACCTTGACAAGAAGCAAAGGAACTTTGACAAG GTTCTTGCCGAGTGGAAGCAGAAGTATGAGGAGAGCCAGGCAGAGCTGGAGGGAGCATTAAAGGACACTCGCTCCCTCAGCACTGAGATGTTCAAGCTGAAGAATTCGTATGAAGAAGCTTTGGATCACCTGGAGACCttgaagagagagaacaaaaattTGCAAC AGGAGATTTCTGACCTAACTGAAAACCTTGGTGAGAATGGAAAAACCATCCATGAGCtggagaaagggaagaaaattgTAGAGACAGAGAAGTGTGAACTCCAGACATCACTTGAAGAGGCCGAG gccACCCTGGAGCATGAAGAATCCAAGATTCTCCGCATTCAGCTTGAACTCAACCAAGTCAAGAGCGAAATTGACAGGAAGCTCGCGGAGAAAGACGAGGAGATCGAGCAGATCAAGAGGAACAGCCAGAGAGTGATTGAGTCCATGCAGAGCACGTTGGATTCCGAGATCAGGAGCAGGAACGATGCCCTGAGAatcaagaagaagatggagggagaccTCAACGAGATGGAGATCCAGCTGAGCCACGCCAACCGCCAGGCCGCCGAAGCCCAGAAACAGCTGAGGAACGTGCAGGGACAGCTTAAG GATGCGATACTGCACCTTGATGACGCTGTGAGAGGCCAGGAAGAAATGAAGGAGCAGGTCGCCATGGTGGAGCGCAGGAACAACCTGATGCTGGCTGAGATCGAGGAGCTCAGGGCGGCACTGGAGCAGACGGAGAGAAGCCGCAAATCGGCTGAACAGGAGCTGGTGGACGCCAGCGAGCGCGTGGGACTGCTGCACTCTCAG AACACCAGCCTCATCCACACCAAGAAGAAGTTGGAGGCCGACCTCATCCAGGTCCAGGGTGAAGTGGAAGATTCTGTCCACGAAGCGAGAAATGCTGAGGAAAAGGCCAAGAAGGCCATCACTGAT GCTGCCATGATGgcggaagagctgaaaaaggaGCAGGACACCAGCTCCCACttggagaggatgaagaagaacctggAGGTGACAGTGAAGGACCTGCAGCACCGCCTGGATGAAGCTGAGAACCTGGCCATGAAGGGCGGCAAGAAGCAGCTCCAGAAACTGGAGGCTCGG GTTCGAGAATTGGAGTGTGAAGTTGATGCTGAGCAGAGGCGCGGTGCGGATGCCATCAAGGGAGTGCGAAAATACGAGAGAAAAGTGAAGGAGCTCACCTATCAG TTTGAGGAGGACAAGAAGAATATCGTGAGGCTTCAGGATCTGGTGGACAAGCTGCAGCTGAAAGTGAAGGCCTACAAGAGGCAGTCAGAGGAGGCT GAGGAGCAGGCCAACAGTCACCTGTCCAGGTACAGGAAGGTGCAGCACgagatggaggaggcggaggagcggGCCGACATCGCCGAGTCTCAGGTCAACAAGCTGAGGGCAAAGAGCCGGGAAATTGTCAAG ACAAAGGATGCAGAGTGA